In Rhinolophus ferrumequinum isolate MPI-CBG mRhiFer1 chromosome 18, mRhiFer1_v1.p, whole genome shotgun sequence, a genomic segment contains:
- the NUGGC gene encoding nuclear GTPase SLIP-GC isoform X1: protein MAETEDFVGQEPHPADDDLFKEPMKKRRRSDRDQRFRAFPSVEQSALKEYEKLESRTRRVLSNTYQKLIQSVFLDDSIPNGVKYLINRLLTLIEKPSLDPIYIGLFGSTGAGKSSLINAIIQQAMFLPVSGESICTSCIVQVRSGCCEQYEAKIHLLSDQEWKEELKNLTKLLHRTEELGGEEVDAWDRDDAMEEAIWKLQILYGNGAEKKNYEELLRAKPKGKIPTSRIITLKAEEAGELSVKLDPYIRTKRRDWQGESAETQIWPLIKHVEVTLPKSELIPEGVVLVDIPGTGDFNSKRDEMWKKTIDKCSVIWVISDIERVSGGRTHEDLLNESIKACQRGFCRDIALVVTKTDKLYLPEYLRERKVVNQAIQSQREAVLERNEMIKIQRNRILKEKLKRKLPADCKVLEASNLVYTVSAQEYWQQALLTEEETEIPKLREYIRKRLLDKKRRMVTKYVTEAFGLLLLTDSFSCTDNLPNEYLHMSGLRGFVEEKIQLLEKAIDQCFAPILQPLQEGIRNARTSYRRILGACLVRSRGNQGFHQTLKAVCLKNGIYASRTLARIDLNAAITQPIYDQIDPVFGGIFRAGTPTNSALMPHIDAFKHSLQEKMMEIGIRNGWKHDSYKKSFLIQEISAILGGLEEHILRKKRKIYESLTTSVQNDLKPCYEEAAQITGKKACERMKDIIRRGVDRQVAEGMFERAQERMQHQFQQLKNGITEKVKGSIATMLTLASSQGDGLYKELADVKSEYKEMEKLHRSLREVAENAVLRQGMQDFLLRMSPSKAGPPRT, encoded by the exons ATGGCAGAAACTGAGGATTTTGTGGGCCAGGAGCCACATCCAG CTGACGACGATTTATTTAAAGAACCGATGAAAAAAAGAAGACGATCTGATCGAGACCAACGGTTCCGAGCATTTCCCTCCGTGGAACAAAGTGCTCTTAAGGAAT ATGAAAAATTGGAGTCACGGACAAGAAGGGTTTTAAGCAACACTTACCAGAAACTTATTCAGTCTGTCTTCCTGGATGACAGCATTCCTAATGGAGTCAAGTATCTCAT AAACAGGCTTCTTACCTTAATTGAAAAACCGTCATTGGATCCAATCTACATTGGATTATTTGGAAGCACTGGGGCTGGGAAGAGCTCTTTGATCAATGCCATCATCCAGCAAGCAATGTTTCTACCAGTGTCTGGAGAAAGTATATGTACTTCATGTATTGTACAAGTGAGGTCAGGCTGCTGTGAGCAGTATGAGGCCAAAATCCACCTTCTCTCTGACCAG GAGTGGAAGGAGGAGCTGAAGAACTTGACTAAACTCCTGCACAGGACAGAGGAGCTGGGCGGAGAAGAGGTGGATGCATGGGACAGGGATGACGCAATGGAGGAAGCCATCTGGAAGCTGCAAATACTTTACGGAAATGGAGCAGAAAAGAAGAACTATGAGGAGTTACTAAGGGCAAAGCCCAAAGGAAAGATTCCCACCTCTAGAATCATCACCCTCAAGGCAGAAGAG gcAGGAGAGCTGTCTGTCAAACTGGACCCTTACATCCGGACTAAGAGGAGAGACTGGCAAGGAGAATCAGCGGAGACACAAATCTGGCCCCTGATCAAACATGTGGAAGTGACGCTTCCCAAATCAGAGCTGATTCCAGAAGGGGTTGTGCTGGTGGACATTCCAGGCACAGGGGACTTCAACAGCAAGAGGGATGAGATGTGGAAAAAG ACCATTGATAAATGCTCAGTGATCTGGGTGATCAGTGACATTGAAAGAGTTTCTGGAGGGAGAACCCACGAAGACCTTCTGAATGAGAGCATCAAAGCCTGCCAACGGGGTTTCTGCAGGGACATTGCCCTGGTGGTCACCAAGACCGACAAACTCTACTTGCCGGAATATCTAAG ggaaagaaaagtaGTAAAT CAAGCTATTCAAAGTCAGCGAGAGGctgttttagaaagaaatgaaatgataaaaatacaaaggaatagaATTCTCAAGGAAAAACTAAAG AGAAAACTGCCGGCTGACTGCAAGGTTCTGGAAGCCTCAAATCTGGTGTACACAGTCAGCGCCCAGGAGTACTGGCAGCAGGCTCTCCTCACGGAGGAGGAAACtg AAATCCCCAAGTTAAGAGAATATATCAGGAAAAGGCTCTTGGACAAGAAGAGGAGGATGGTGACCAAGTATGTCACAGAAGCCTTTGGCCTATTGCTTCTCACAGACAGTTTCAGCTGCACAGACAACCTGCCG AATGAATACTTGCACATGAGTGGCCTGCGGGGATTTGTGGAAGAGAAGATACAGCTGCTGGAGAAGGCCATCGACCAGTGCTTTGCCCCCATACTGCAGCCCCTGCAAGAAGGGATCAGAAACGCCAGGACTTCCTATCGACGGATCCTCGGGGCGTGCCTGGTG AGGAGTAGAGGGAACCAGGGTTTTCACCAGACGCTGAAAGCTGTTTGCTTGAAAAACGGCATCTACGCCTCCAGGACTCTGGCAAGAATAGATCTGAACGCAGCCATCACTCAGCCCATCTATGACCAGATTGATCCCGTTTTTGGAGGCATTTTTAG GGCTGGAACACCCACCAATTCCGCTTTGATGCCTCACATAGATGCTTTTAAGCACTCTCTGCAGGAGAAAATGATGGAAATTGGGATAAGGAATGGATGGAAACATGATAGCTACAAAAAAAGTTTCCTGATCCAAGAG ATAAGCGCCATCCTGGGAGGCCTGGAGGAACACATCctcagaaagaagaggaaaatctaTGAGTCTCTCACTACCTCCGTTCAGAATGACCTGAAGCCCTGTTATGAAG AGGCAGCTCAGATCACTGGCAAAAAAGCATGCGAGAGGATGAAAGACATCATCAGAAGAGGGGTGGACCGGCAGGTGGCTGAGGGCATGTTTGAAAGGGCTCAAGAAAGGATGCAGCACCAGTTTCAGCAGCTGAAG AATGGAATCACGGAGAAGGTGAAGGGCAGTATCGCCACCATGCTGACCCTTGCTTCATCCCAGGGGGATGGTCTCTACAAGGAGCTTGCag
- the NUGGC gene encoding nuclear GTPase SLIP-GC isoform X2, translating to MAETEDFVGQEPHPADDDLFKEPMKKRRRSDRDQRFRAFPSVEQSALKEYEKLESRTRRVLSNTYQKLIQSVFLDDSIPNGVKYLMLLTLIEKPSLDPIYIGLFGSTGAGKSSLINAIIQQAMFLPVSGESICTSCIVQVRSGCCEQYEAKIHLLSDQEWKEELKNLTKLLHRTEELGGEEVDAWDRDDAMEEAIWKLQILYGNGAEKKNYEELLRAKPKGKIPTSRIITLKAEEAGELSVKLDPYIRTKRRDWQGESAETQIWPLIKHVEVTLPKSELIPEGVVLVDIPGTGDFNSKRDEMWKKTIDKCSVIWVISDIERVSGGRTHEDLLNESIKACQRGFCRDIALVVTKTDKLYLPEYLRERKVVNQAIQSQREAVLERNEMIKIQRNRILKEKLKRKLPADCKVLEASNLVYTVSAQEYWQQALLTEEETEIPKLREYIRKRLLDKKRRMVTKYVTEAFGLLLLTDSFSCTDNLPNEYLHMSGLRGFVEEKIQLLEKAIDQCFAPILQPLQEGIRNARTSYRRILGACLVRSRGNQGFHQTLKAVCLKNGIYASRTLARIDLNAAITQPIYDQIDPVFGGIFRAGTPTNSALMPHIDAFKHSLQEKMMEIGIRNGWKHDSYKKSFLIQEISAILGGLEEHILRKKRKIYESLTTSVQNDLKPCYEEAAQITGKKACERMKDIIRRGVDRQVAEGMFERAQERMQHQFQQLKNGITEKVKGSIATMLTLASSQGDGLYKELADVKSEYKEMEKLHRSLREVAENAVLRQGMQDFLLRMSPSKAGPPRT from the exons ATGGCAGAAACTGAGGATTTTGTGGGCCAGGAGCCACATCCAG CTGACGACGATTTATTTAAAGAACCGATGAAAAAAAGAAGACGATCTGATCGAGACCAACGGTTCCGAGCATTTCCCTCCGTGGAACAAAGTGCTCTTAAGGAAT ATGAAAAATTGGAGTCACGGACAAGAAGGGTTTTAAGCAACACTTACCAGAAACTTATTCAGTCTGTCTTCCTGGATGACAGCATTCCTAATGGAGTCAAGTATCTCAT GCTTCTTACCTTAATTGAAAAACCGTCATTGGATCCAATCTACATTGGATTATTTGGAAGCACTGGGGCTGGGAAGAGCTCTTTGATCAATGCCATCATCCAGCAAGCAATGTTTCTACCAGTGTCTGGAGAAAGTATATGTACTTCATGTATTGTACAAGTGAGGTCAGGCTGCTGTGAGCAGTATGAGGCCAAAATCCACCTTCTCTCTGACCAG GAGTGGAAGGAGGAGCTGAAGAACTTGACTAAACTCCTGCACAGGACAGAGGAGCTGGGCGGAGAAGAGGTGGATGCATGGGACAGGGATGACGCAATGGAGGAAGCCATCTGGAAGCTGCAAATACTTTACGGAAATGGAGCAGAAAAGAAGAACTATGAGGAGTTACTAAGGGCAAAGCCCAAAGGAAAGATTCCCACCTCTAGAATCATCACCCTCAAGGCAGAAGAG gcAGGAGAGCTGTCTGTCAAACTGGACCCTTACATCCGGACTAAGAGGAGAGACTGGCAAGGAGAATCAGCGGAGACACAAATCTGGCCCCTGATCAAACATGTGGAAGTGACGCTTCCCAAATCAGAGCTGATTCCAGAAGGGGTTGTGCTGGTGGACATTCCAGGCACAGGGGACTTCAACAGCAAGAGGGATGAGATGTGGAAAAAG ACCATTGATAAATGCTCAGTGATCTGGGTGATCAGTGACATTGAAAGAGTTTCTGGAGGGAGAACCCACGAAGACCTTCTGAATGAGAGCATCAAAGCCTGCCAACGGGGTTTCTGCAGGGACATTGCCCTGGTGGTCACCAAGACCGACAAACTCTACTTGCCGGAATATCTAAG ggaaagaaaagtaGTAAAT CAAGCTATTCAAAGTCAGCGAGAGGctgttttagaaagaaatgaaatgataaaaatacaaaggaatagaATTCTCAAGGAAAAACTAAAG AGAAAACTGCCGGCTGACTGCAAGGTTCTGGAAGCCTCAAATCTGGTGTACACAGTCAGCGCCCAGGAGTACTGGCAGCAGGCTCTCCTCACGGAGGAGGAAACtg AAATCCCCAAGTTAAGAGAATATATCAGGAAAAGGCTCTTGGACAAGAAGAGGAGGATGGTGACCAAGTATGTCACAGAAGCCTTTGGCCTATTGCTTCTCACAGACAGTTTCAGCTGCACAGACAACCTGCCG AATGAATACTTGCACATGAGTGGCCTGCGGGGATTTGTGGAAGAGAAGATACAGCTGCTGGAGAAGGCCATCGACCAGTGCTTTGCCCCCATACTGCAGCCCCTGCAAGAAGGGATCAGAAACGCCAGGACTTCCTATCGACGGATCCTCGGGGCGTGCCTGGTG AGGAGTAGAGGGAACCAGGGTTTTCACCAGACGCTGAAAGCTGTTTGCTTGAAAAACGGCATCTACGCCTCCAGGACTCTGGCAAGAATAGATCTGAACGCAGCCATCACTCAGCCCATCTATGACCAGATTGATCCCGTTTTTGGAGGCATTTTTAG GGCTGGAACACCCACCAATTCCGCTTTGATGCCTCACATAGATGCTTTTAAGCACTCTCTGCAGGAGAAAATGATGGAAATTGGGATAAGGAATGGATGGAAACATGATAGCTACAAAAAAAGTTTCCTGATCCAAGAG ATAAGCGCCATCCTGGGAGGCCTGGAGGAACACATCctcagaaagaagaggaaaatctaTGAGTCTCTCACTACCTCCGTTCAGAATGACCTGAAGCCCTGTTATGAAG AGGCAGCTCAGATCACTGGCAAAAAAGCATGCGAGAGGATGAAAGACATCATCAGAAGAGGGGTGGACCGGCAGGTGGCTGAGGGCATGTTTGAAAGGGCTCAAGAAAGGATGCAGCACCAGTTTCAGCAGCTGAAG AATGGAATCACGGAGAAGGTGAAGGGCAGTATCGCCACCATGCTGACCCTTGCTTCATCCCAGGGGGATGGTCTCTACAAGGAGCTTGCag
- the NUGGC gene encoding nuclear GTPase SLIP-GC isoform X3 encodes MAETEDFVGQEPHPADDDLFKEPMKKRRRSDRDQRFRAFPSVEQSALKEYEKLESRTRRVLSNTYQKLIQSVFLDDSIPNGVKYLINRLLTLIEKPSLDPIYIGLFGSTGAGKSSLINAIIQQAMFLPVSGESICTSCIVQVRSGCCEQYEAKIHLLSDQEWKEELKNLTKLLHRTEELGGEEVDAWDRDDAMEEAIWKLQILYGNGAEKKNYEELLRAKPKGKIPTSRIITLKAEEAGELSVKLDPYIRTKRRDWQGESAETQIWPLIKHVEVTLPKSELIPEGVVLVDIPGTGDFNSKRDEMWKKTIDKCSVIWVISDIERVSGGRTHEDLLNESIKACQRGFCRDIALVVTKTDKLYLPEYLRERKVVNRKLPADCKVLEASNLVYTVSAQEYWQQALLTEEETEIPKLREYIRKRLLDKKRRMVTKYVTEAFGLLLLTDSFSCTDNLPNEYLHMSGLRGFVEEKIQLLEKAIDQCFAPILQPLQEGIRNARTSYRRILGACLVRSRGNQGFHQTLKAVCLKNGIYASRTLARIDLNAAITQPIYDQIDPVFGGIFRAGTPTNSALMPHIDAFKHSLQEKMMEIGIRNGWKHDSYKKSFLIQEISAILGGLEEHILRKKRKIYESLTTSVQNDLKPCYEEAAQITGKKACERMKDIIRRGVDRQVAEGMFERAQERMQHQFQQLKNGITEKVKGSIATMLTLASSQGDGLYKELADVKSEYKEMEKLHRSLREVAENAVLRQGMQDFLLRMSPSKAGPPRT; translated from the exons ATGGCAGAAACTGAGGATTTTGTGGGCCAGGAGCCACATCCAG CTGACGACGATTTATTTAAAGAACCGATGAAAAAAAGAAGACGATCTGATCGAGACCAACGGTTCCGAGCATTTCCCTCCGTGGAACAAAGTGCTCTTAAGGAAT ATGAAAAATTGGAGTCACGGACAAGAAGGGTTTTAAGCAACACTTACCAGAAACTTATTCAGTCTGTCTTCCTGGATGACAGCATTCCTAATGGAGTCAAGTATCTCAT AAACAGGCTTCTTACCTTAATTGAAAAACCGTCATTGGATCCAATCTACATTGGATTATTTGGAAGCACTGGGGCTGGGAAGAGCTCTTTGATCAATGCCATCATCCAGCAAGCAATGTTTCTACCAGTGTCTGGAGAAAGTATATGTACTTCATGTATTGTACAAGTGAGGTCAGGCTGCTGTGAGCAGTATGAGGCCAAAATCCACCTTCTCTCTGACCAG GAGTGGAAGGAGGAGCTGAAGAACTTGACTAAACTCCTGCACAGGACAGAGGAGCTGGGCGGAGAAGAGGTGGATGCATGGGACAGGGATGACGCAATGGAGGAAGCCATCTGGAAGCTGCAAATACTTTACGGAAATGGAGCAGAAAAGAAGAACTATGAGGAGTTACTAAGGGCAAAGCCCAAAGGAAAGATTCCCACCTCTAGAATCATCACCCTCAAGGCAGAAGAG gcAGGAGAGCTGTCTGTCAAACTGGACCCTTACATCCGGACTAAGAGGAGAGACTGGCAAGGAGAATCAGCGGAGACACAAATCTGGCCCCTGATCAAACATGTGGAAGTGACGCTTCCCAAATCAGAGCTGATTCCAGAAGGGGTTGTGCTGGTGGACATTCCAGGCACAGGGGACTTCAACAGCAAGAGGGATGAGATGTGGAAAAAG ACCATTGATAAATGCTCAGTGATCTGGGTGATCAGTGACATTGAAAGAGTTTCTGGAGGGAGAACCCACGAAGACCTTCTGAATGAGAGCATCAAAGCCTGCCAACGGGGTTTCTGCAGGGACATTGCCCTGGTGGTCACCAAGACCGACAAACTCTACTTGCCGGAATATCTAAG ggaaagaaaagtaGTAAAT AGAAAACTGCCGGCTGACTGCAAGGTTCTGGAAGCCTCAAATCTGGTGTACACAGTCAGCGCCCAGGAGTACTGGCAGCAGGCTCTCCTCACGGAGGAGGAAACtg AAATCCCCAAGTTAAGAGAATATATCAGGAAAAGGCTCTTGGACAAGAAGAGGAGGATGGTGACCAAGTATGTCACAGAAGCCTTTGGCCTATTGCTTCTCACAGACAGTTTCAGCTGCACAGACAACCTGCCG AATGAATACTTGCACATGAGTGGCCTGCGGGGATTTGTGGAAGAGAAGATACAGCTGCTGGAGAAGGCCATCGACCAGTGCTTTGCCCCCATACTGCAGCCCCTGCAAGAAGGGATCAGAAACGCCAGGACTTCCTATCGACGGATCCTCGGGGCGTGCCTGGTG AGGAGTAGAGGGAACCAGGGTTTTCACCAGACGCTGAAAGCTGTTTGCTTGAAAAACGGCATCTACGCCTCCAGGACTCTGGCAAGAATAGATCTGAACGCAGCCATCACTCAGCCCATCTATGACCAGATTGATCCCGTTTTTGGAGGCATTTTTAG GGCTGGAACACCCACCAATTCCGCTTTGATGCCTCACATAGATGCTTTTAAGCACTCTCTGCAGGAGAAAATGATGGAAATTGGGATAAGGAATGGATGGAAACATGATAGCTACAAAAAAAGTTTCCTGATCCAAGAG ATAAGCGCCATCCTGGGAGGCCTGGAGGAACACATCctcagaaagaagaggaaaatctaTGAGTCTCTCACTACCTCCGTTCAGAATGACCTGAAGCCCTGTTATGAAG AGGCAGCTCAGATCACTGGCAAAAAAGCATGCGAGAGGATGAAAGACATCATCAGAAGAGGGGTGGACCGGCAGGTGGCTGAGGGCATGTTTGAAAGGGCTCAAGAAAGGATGCAGCACCAGTTTCAGCAGCTGAAG AATGGAATCACGGAGAAGGTGAAGGGCAGTATCGCCACCATGCTGACCCTTGCTTCATCCCAGGGGGATGGTCTCTACAAGGAGCTTGCag